One window of Marinomonas primoryensis genomic DNA carries:
- a CDS encoding MBL fold metallo-hydrolase, whose protein sequence is MKKLITLAASALIAHSAFAADTKPLTLDVYNAAPGSFGVTSTLVYGETEAMVVDAGFTKADALRIAAKVLDSNKELKTIFISQADPDYYFGAETLHDIFPKAEIITTPAVKKVIEEKMAGKLAFWGPKMAGNAPVNPIVPTAYTKSTLTVDGHTIDIRGTKGVLAHRPYLWIPSKKAILGNVAVFGNMHLWMADAQTDVSQAAWKAQLKEMLALKPTTVVPGHMIEDTEMNADAIRFSLNYITDFQQAKQETANSNEMIRFMSKKYPETQGMLNLNIAAKVHQGEMTW, encoded by the coding sequence ATGAAAAAATTGATTACATTGGCGGCTTCTGCACTTATCGCTCATTCTGCTTTTGCGGCAGACACTAAGCCGTTAACACTAGATGTATATAATGCCGCTCCTGGCAGCTTTGGTGTTACCTCTACTTTGGTTTATGGCGAAACAGAAGCCATGGTTGTTGATGCTGGTTTTACTAAAGCCGACGCATTGCGTATTGCCGCTAAAGTCTTGGATTCAAACAAAGAGTTAAAAACCATTTTCATTAGCCAAGCAGACCCTGACTATTACTTTGGTGCCGAAACGCTGCATGATATTTTCCCGAAAGCAGAGATCATCACCACACCAGCAGTCAAAAAGGTTATTGAAGAGAAAATGGCAGGAAAATTGGCATTTTGGGGACCAAAAATGGCAGGCAATGCACCTGTAAACCCTATCGTTCCTACGGCTTATACTAAGTCAACCTTGACTGTTGACGGGCACACCATAGATATTCGTGGTACAAAAGGGGTGTTAGCACACCGCCCTTACCTATGGATTCCATCAAAAAAAGCGATTTTAGGCAACGTCGCGGTGTTCGGAAACATGCATTTATGGATGGCGGATGCACAAACAGATGTGTCTCAGGCAGCATGGAAAGCACAGTTAAAAGAAATGCTCGCGCTTAAACCAACGACGGTCGTTCCTGGTCATATGATAGAAGACACAGAAATGAATGCTGATGCGATTCGTTTCTCACTTAACTACATCACGGACTTTCAACAAGCAAAGCAAGAAACCGCTAACAGTAATGAAATGATTCGTTTTATGTCGAAAAAATACCCTGAAACCCAAGGCATGCTAAACCTAAACATTGCGGCTAAGGTCCATCAAGGTGAAATGACATGGTAA
- a CDS encoding DsbA family protein produces the protein MVNVHYFFDPMCGWCYGASSLIEVLANMSEFEIIYHPGGMIPKRAIDPSFRQHILQADEQIASMTKAHFGDAYKARVASKDEFVVDSYTTTRAFLVGQEMGVAAHKMLEIIQKSHYQEGQHLDQLDTVEKLAVSMGLDAITWNEKIAGSEAKMMGQIQESHELMSQMKVSGYPTLIIEKDGVLKTVSHSPYYGKPNEWKAYLTSLI, from the coding sequence ATGGTAAACGTTCATTATTTCTTCGACCCTATGTGTGGTTGGTGTTACGGCGCGTCATCGTTAATCGAAGTTTTAGCAAACATGTCTGAGTTTGAAATCATTTACCACCCAGGCGGGATGATCCCGAAACGTGCGATTGATCCGTCTTTTAGACAGCATATTTTGCAAGCCGACGAGCAAATTGCCAGCATGACAAAAGCCCACTTTGGTGACGCTTATAAAGCAAGAGTAGCGAGCAAGGATGAGTTTGTAGTGGATTCTTACACGACAACGCGTGCGTTTCTTGTTGGTCAAGAAATGGGCGTGGCAGCGCATAAAATGCTAGAAATAATTCAAAAAAGCCATTACCAAGAAGGTCAACATTTGGATCAATTAGACACAGTAGAGAAACTTGCTGTGTCTATGGGATTAGATGCCATTACGTGGAACGAGAAAATAGCCGGTTCCGAAGCCAAAATGATGGGGCAAATACAAGAAAGCCATGAGTTAATGAGTCAAATGAAAGTGAGTGGCTACCCGACGTTAATCATCGAAAAAGATGGCGTCTTGAAGACTGTCTCTCATAGCCCTTATTACGGCAAACCCAATGAATGGAAAGCCTATTTAACTTCGTTGATTTGA
- a CDS encoding short-chain fatty acid transporter: protein MNTLEHKKTGLQTISQFFVTLLQRYLPDPFIFAIVLTFVVFLCVMPSTGQGPMQVVNAWAGGFWNLLSFSMQMAMVVVTGHAMASAPAFKRKLSMLAGVAKTPGQAIILVTVISAMACWVNWGFGLVVGAIFAREIAARVKGVDYRLLIASAYSGFLFWHGGLSGSIPLSIAGGKNIEAVTNGAVTAAIPTSETIFSAMNLTILAVMLVTIPLLNRLMHPSPQDTITIDAELLNETVVEVPEKANMTPAERLENSRILSLLLGVMGFSFIIYYFVTNGFALNLNIVNFTFLFSAVLLHGTPKSLLNSISQGARNCSGILLQFPFYAGIMGMMTATGDSGASLAGVISQGFVSISNETTFPLFTFLSAGIVNFFVPSGGGQWAVQAPIMMPAGAALGVDAAKTAMAIAWGDAWTNMIQPFWALPALAIAGLGAKDVMGYCLMALIGSGVIISLGFLIF from the coding sequence ATGAATACTCTCGAGCACAAAAAAACGGGTTTACAAACAATAAGCCAATTTTTCGTAACACTTTTACAGCGTTATCTTCCAGACCCTTTCATATTTGCCATTGTCTTAACCTTTGTGGTGTTTTTGTGTGTCATGCCCAGTACGGGGCAAGGGCCAATGCAGGTCGTAAATGCGTGGGCAGGCGGTTTTTGGAACTTGTTGAGTTTCTCTATGCAGATGGCGATGGTGGTGGTAACGGGCCATGCGATGGCCAGTGCGCCAGCCTTTAAACGTAAATTGTCTATGTTGGCTGGTGTTGCCAAAACACCAGGCCAAGCCATTATCCTCGTTACTGTCATCAGTGCGATGGCGTGTTGGGTAAACTGGGGCTTTGGGTTAGTTGTTGGCGCGATTTTCGCTCGTGAAATTGCCGCTCGTGTTAAAGGTGTGGATTACCGTTTGCTGATCGCTTCTGCTTACAGCGGTTTCTTGTTTTGGCATGGTGGATTATCGGGTTCAATACCGCTTTCTATTGCCGGTGGTAAAAATATTGAGGCCGTAACGAATGGCGCGGTAACCGCGGCAATTCCTACTTCTGAAACGATTTTTTCAGCTATGAACTTGACGATTCTAGCGGTTATGTTGGTCACGATTCCTCTGTTGAATCGCTTGATGCACCCATCCCCGCAAGACACCATCACGATTGATGCGGAATTGTTAAACGAAACGGTGGTTGAGGTACCTGAAAAAGCCAATATGACACCGGCAGAGCGTCTTGAAAACAGCCGTATTTTGTCTTTGCTTCTTGGTGTGATGGGTTTCTCGTTCATTATTTATTACTTTGTGACGAATGGCTTCGCGCTAAACTTGAATATCGTTAACTTTACCTTTTTGTTTTCTGCGGTCTTGCTGCATGGTACGCCAAAAAGCTTATTAAACTCGATTTCTCAAGGTGCCCGTAACTGTTCTGGCATTCTTCTGCAATTTCCGTTCTATGCAGGAATCATGGGGATGATGACGGCCACAGGGGATTCTGGTGCTTCTCTAGCGGGTGTGATCTCTCAGGGTTTTGTGTCTATTTCTAATGAAACAACCTTCCCATTATTTACGTTCTTGAGTGCTGGGATTGTAAACTTCTTCGTACCTTCTGGTGGTGGTCAGTGGGCGGTTCAAGCGCCAATCATGATGCCAGCCGGTGCTGCACTGGGTGTGGATGCCGCGAAAACGGCCATGGCTATTGCATGGGGTGACGCATGGACAAATATGATCCAACCTTTCTGGGCATTGCCAGCGTTAGCGATTGCTGGGTTGGGTGCGAAAGATGTAATGGGTTACTGCCTGATGGCTTTGATCGGTTCTGGTGTGATTATTTCTTTGGGATTTTTGATTTTCTAA
- a CDS encoding lipid A deacylase LpxR family protein, with amino-acid sequence MARVQKVSDNRKKGMVVKRSVLAIQRYFLGFSLLFGMPVYADINWMSATLDNDFFVNEDNGYTNGVYVSFYDIHENVTAVKQPDFWVAPLMWSMPKQGIDNVVNVYSAGQALTTSYDIAEVNPEEGSLPYSGLLSFTNTYITANADHADRVSTTLGVVGPLAMGEQTQKTIHKIIGAQKPMGWDTQLENEVVFEFSRGRSWRTWVSDSGKMDFLSGVDASVGTLRSGVSTGVMLRYGHNLDDSYPTVLLSASRSSNPLAVNRGWFVYTGVKYNYIFNQIFTNGNTFRDSQSVDYDHNQNMFTSGLSYSWGSGALAFAINAPFTLNGDTNDRELDKLTRYGTLTFAWQI; translated from the coding sequence ATGGCGAGGGTACAAAAGGTAAGCGATAACCGAAAAAAAGGCATGGTTGTAAAAAGAAGTGTACTCGCAATACAGCGCTATTTTTTAGGCTTTTCTTTATTGTTTGGAATGCCTGTCTACGCAGACATTAATTGGATGTCCGCAACGCTAGATAACGACTTCTTTGTGAACGAAGATAATGGCTACACTAATGGTGTTTATGTTTCATTTTACGATATTCACGAAAACGTAACGGCCGTTAAACAACCCGATTTTTGGGTAGCTCCGCTCATGTGGAGCATGCCTAAGCAGGGTATTGATAATGTGGTGAATGTTTACAGCGCTGGCCAAGCATTGACAACGTCTTACGACATTGCAGAAGTGAATCCTGAAGAGGGCTCGCTGCCTTATTCTGGCTTGTTAAGCTTTACCAACACTTATATTACGGCAAACGCTGATCATGCAGATCGAGTGTCGACAACCTTGGGCGTGGTTGGGCCGCTTGCTATGGGCGAGCAAACACAAAAAACAATCCATAAAATCATTGGAGCTCAGAAACCGATGGGGTGGGATACTCAATTAGAAAATGAGGTTGTGTTTGAGTTTTCGCGAGGTCGTAGCTGGCGTACTTGGGTTTCTGATAGCGGTAAAATGGATTTTTTATCCGGTGTGGATGCGAGCGTTGGAACGCTCAGAAGCGGTGTGAGTACGGGTGTAATGTTGCGTTATGGCCATAATCTGGATGACTCTTATCCGACTGTTTTATTGTCAGCATCGAGATCGTCCAATCCTCTTGCCGTGAACAGGGGCTGGTTTGTTTATACTGGCGTTAAATATAATTACATCTTCAATCAAATATTTACGAATGGTAATACCTTCCGCGACAGTCAGTCTGTTGATTATGATCACAATCAAAATATGTTTACGTCAGGTTTGAGTTATTCATGGGGCAGTGGTGCTTTAGCATTTGCGATTAATGCTCCGTTTACCCTTAACGGTGATACGAATGACCGTGAATTGGATAAATTGACCCGTTATGGCACCTTAACGTTTGCTTGGCAAATATAG
- a CDS encoding LysR family transcriptional regulator yields MDRVIAAKVFIDVAQSRSFSRTADRLNMSRPMVTRYIEAMEDWLKIRLLHRTTRKISLTSAGEACLKDVELWLEQADNFISLVNTSEELSGLVRITSSMSFGFSQLMPAIQDFMRFYPKVRIDIDLEDSAADLTEKSIDLAIRIASNPDPSLIGKPIAVCESALVASTAYLEKVRETIGGIQHPKDLVNHQCLGYKNFERHIWHLSQGDQFESIPVDCRLTANEATALLHAALNDGGISLQPTYLVNRYIKEGRLCHVLPDWKPKDLSIYALYSSRKHLPPTVRALIDHLEIYFKDNPW; encoded by the coding sequence ATGGACAGAGTGATAGCCGCTAAAGTTTTTATCGATGTTGCCCAATCGCGCAGTTTTTCTCGTACCGCAGATCGTTTGAATATGTCACGACCAATGGTGACGCGATATATAGAAGCAATGGAAGACTGGTTAAAGATTCGTTTGTTGCATCGCACAACACGAAAAATATCACTGACTAGTGCTGGTGAAGCCTGCTTAAAAGATGTCGAGCTTTGGTTGGAGCAAGCCGATAATTTTATATCTTTGGTGAATACCAGCGAGGAGCTGTCAGGCTTGGTGCGAATCACCTCGAGCATGTCATTTGGTTTTTCACAGCTGATGCCGGCAATTCAGGATTTTATGCGTTTTTACCCGAAAGTACGCATCGATATTGACCTAGAAGACAGTGCGGCAGACCTTACCGAAAAAAGCATCGACCTTGCGATACGAATTGCCTCGAATCCGGATCCTTCTTTAATAGGCAAACCTATTGCCGTGTGTGAGTCTGCACTGGTTGCTTCTACGGCTTACCTCGAAAAAGTTCGCGAAACAATAGGGGGAATTCAGCATCCAAAAGACCTAGTGAATCACCAGTGTTTAGGCTACAAAAACTTTGAACGACACATATGGCACCTGTCTCAAGGTGATCAATTTGAATCCATTCCAGTCGACTGTCGTTTAACCGCGAACGAAGCAACGGCGTTGCTACATGCAGCGTTAAATGACGGAGGAATTTCCCTACAACCGACGTATCTTGTTAATCGTTATATAAAAGAGGGCCGTTTGTGTCACGTATTACCAGATTGGAAACCCAAAGACCTTAGCATTTACGCGTTGTACTCTTCTAGAAAGCACCTACCACCGACCGTGCGCGCTTTAATTGATCACCTAGAAATTTACTTCAAAGATAATCCTTGGTAA